The following are encoded together in the Candidatus Kapaibacterium thiocyanatum genome:
- a CDS encoding carboxymuconolactone decarboxylase, whose translation MPHITVDSSVVGIRGLFQFRPETAAPMLRLAQALLHGESPLTKGERELIATFVSHGNRCVFCTMSHAAAARHHWGEQASIVDDVVYNGVYDGLSPKMKALLPIAEKVRKGGRIVTDDDIATARAMGAVDRDIHDTVLIAAAFSMFNRYVDGLGAITPTDPADYVEMGRRMAVEGYVREA comes from the coding sequence ATGCCACATATTACCGTTGATTCGTCGGTGGTCGGTATCAGAGGATTGTTCCAGTTCCGACCCGAAACCGCGGCACCGATGCTTCGGCTCGCCCAGGCTCTTCTGCACGGGGAAAGCCCTCTTACCAAAGGGGAACGTGAACTGATCGCGACCTTCGTATCGCACGGCAATCGCTGCGTCTTCTGCACGATGAGCCATGCAGCTGCCGCACGCCATCACTGGGGCGAACAGGCCAGCATCGTCGACGACGTCGTCTACAATGGTGTCTACGATGGTCTTTCTCCGAAGATGAAAGCCCTCTTGCCCATCGCGGAAAAGGTTCGTAAGGGTGGTCGTATCGTGACGGACGACGACATCGCGACGGCCAGAGCCATGGGAGCCGTCGACAGGGACATCCATGATACGGTGCTGATCGCAGCGGCGTTCAGCATGTTCAACAGATACGTCGATGGTCTCGGTGCGATCACGCCGACAGATCCCGCTGACTATGTCGAGATGGGACGTCGGATGGCCGTCGAAGGATATGTACGGGAAGCATGA